The Candidatus Bathyarchaeota archaeon genomic interval TTACCTATCCTTGAGCGTGCCGGTATGGTAAGTTACGACGAAGCCTCAAGTACGGTAAGGCTACAGACGTTACCTAGAAACGTCAGGCTTCTCATAGAAGTTGTAGAAGGCAGAGACATTTCGTGGTCACAGTATTATATAGTCCTAGGAGCAGCGTCAATGGCCCTAAGCATAATGTTTAGCGACTTGATCGCTTCGGTCATCTCTACCTGTTTCACGATAACAGCAGTTATACACTTCCGTGAAGTGCACTATGGATTATCCATAAAGAGGCTCTTGAAGCATACGCTAATCAAGTAGGTTAACAAGTCATTATCAAACGAAGCCCTGACATTAACTAAATCCTACGAGACACATAGCAAAACCCTAGGAGGTGAAAAGCATGAAAAAAGTACTCGGTCTTGCCTTAATGATGGTTGCCTTGGCCATGGTCGTCGGAACGGTAGCACCAGCTCACATAAAGCTATACAACAGGAAAGCTAAAGCCGTCCTATCAACTGACCAATCTGGAAGTGGAGGTTTAATACAGATTTCAGGTGTCGGACCGTACGCATCAATAGTTACATACGACGGAAAAGGTAGGTTGAAACTAGACTTCAATAGTTTACCCCAATGTACGTTTGCTCCATATGCAAGCGGGCTTAACCCAGATTCGGAGAATTATCTCGTCGAGATACTTGTGATACATAATGCTGGACCTGAGACTTACAAGATCACACTTAAGTCGAAGAACCCACGTGTTAAATTCTTCACGTCACCAGGTAACTGGTGGCCTGTAGTAGGACCTAAGAAGAAATTGACGTTAAGTCTACCATCAGGTTGGAATTGGCTAGTAGGTGTCTATGTAGATGCCCGTGGATTAGGTACAGGTGTGACTATTTCCGCTGTGATAGAAGTTGAAGCTACGAACCCGTAGGTTAACGACAGAATTATCCTAGTTGAGATAGTTGACACTTTTTCTTCTTTTTTATACTTTAATGGAGGAGACATGTCATGTTTAGAAGTATACCCTCAATCATTTTAACCTCTTTTATAATAACTCAGTTAATCTCATCTGTTTTAGACATTCCCATCCTATTCTCATTCACCATGTCTAATAGTATGGAACCTACCATAGGGGTAGGTGACTTCTTCATAGTGATTCCCGGATTTCTTATGTCAGATATAAACATAGGCGATATTATATTATTTAATAATCCAAGTTATGGTTTTCCCGTATGTCATAGGGTTGTAGGGCTCGCAAGTGAAGGATATATAACCTGTGGGGATAATAGTCCCTTCACCGACCAACAAGCTGGCATACCTCCTATCCCTGAAGGTCATATAATCGGTAAAGTCTTAGTTTTTCAGGGCAAACCTGTCCTCATACCTAAACTAGGGCTATTAATTATGAGACTTCGATCTTTAATTGGGAACTACACACTTCCATTAGCCTCATGTTTAATAATCTTAGGAGCCGTCTCGTTCGTAACCGGTAAAGAGTACAAGCTTAAGAAAAGGAGACAAGTGTCTAAGCTTAAGGTTAAATACGTGTTTATAGGATGTTTAGCCTTTCTAGCTTTTTTCGCGACCTTCTTAATGATCTCAAAGAGCCAAGTGATAGAGCTTAAGTATTTAGCCACAGACCTGCCCACCCATGGAAATATAATAACGCTTGGCGGATCGTCTGAAAGGTTGATTATCGTGAATAATACTGGATGGATACCTTTTTACATATATGTTATACCAACAACAGAAGGTTTAACGTGCGAAAACAAAAGCCTAAAGCTACTTATGCCAGGAGAGGACGAGAAGTTTAGACTCTATATAAGAGCTAGTAGTAAAGTAGGATGGCATACAGAGAAGGCTAGAATATGCTTATACATAGTCTTTTTACCTGAAGAATTGGTCGGACAGTTAGCTAGTATACACCCCTACGTACCAATTTTTACAACAGTTTTCGTGATGTGTTTACCATTTATGCTTCTTTACTTTTTAACTGGAGAGGGAGATCGCGTAGTGAGGCTTAAACCAGGAAGGAACAAATGGTGTAAAAAACTGGAGCGCTGGTTAAGGGGGGTTACACCTTGAAGGGTAAACTGCTTGTAGTTACTATAATAATTTTCATAGTCCTCCTCGCGACAAATTTAGATGCAACAAGCCAGATAACACTCCGTAATAGATCCGCTGTTATTCCTATAAGCGATAAACATGCTCTTCTCTATGTAGAGATAAGGCACGTAAGGATCTTCCAGACAAGCGGCGAAATATGCATTCTAAAGATCACGAACAGAACACCAGAGCGATTAACCATAAATGTAGATGCAACAAAAGCCGGTTTAACGAAATCCCTTAAGGTTCATCCATATTGCATACCCTCAAAAGGTGAGGCTGAAGTTATTCTTCACTATGACGCTAGCTGCATAGACCCAGGAACGTATGATTTTAGGCTGACTATAAAAGTTTGCAGCAAGAACCTTAAGATAATTCTGTATCGTAGAGTGCAGGTAACTGTGGAAAAAGGAGTCTGGTGAATTGTATGTCAACGAGCGCTGTTAGTACTATTTACAAACTAATTCTAGTCTTCACGCTGGTAAGCTTAGTCCCGCTGACTAATCCAAGGCCTAGTCTATCACAAGTCTATTCCATAAACTCGTTTACGTCGTTCAATACGGTTAGTGAAAACCAGAGTATCGCAGTCTTTGGAGTTATAACACCTGCTTTTGCCAATGAAACTATCAGATTGAGGTACGTTACACCTTCAGGTAGAACATTAGAGAGAACTGTAAACACTACGATCGACGGATTGTTTGGGGATTCTATAGTCGTCAGTGAGTTGGGAAAGTGGAGAGTCGTAGCAAGCTGGATAGTTGATAAGGATCTAACGGTCGCGTCAGAAGAGAGGATCTTCTACGTTAAGACTCATGGGACAGTGACCCTTAACGCTTCTACTAATGAAACCTTCTTAGGTGGCAAAGTGAATTTAACTGG includes:
- a CDS encoding DUF1102 domain-containing protein, whose product is MMVALAMVVGTVAPAHIKLYNRKAKAVLSTDQSGSGGLIQISGVGPYASIVTYDGKGRLKLDFNSLPQCTFAPYASGLNPDSENYLVEILVIHNAGPETYKITLKSKNPRVKFFTSPGNWWPVVGPKKKLTLSLPSGWNWLVGVYVDARGLGTGVTISAVIEVEATNP
- a CDS encoding signal peptidase I, producing MFRSIPSIILTSFIITQLISSVLDIPILFSFTMSNSMEPTIGVGDFFIVIPGFLMSDINIGDIILFNNPSYGFPVCHRVVGLASEGYITCGDNSPFTDQQAGIPPIPEGHIIGKVLVFQGKPVLIPKLGLLIMRLRSLIGNYTLPLASCLIILGAVSFVTGKEYKLKKRRQVSKLKVKYVFIGCLAFLAFFATFLMISKSQVIELKYLATDLPTHGNIITLGGSSERLIIVNNTGWIPFYIYVIPTTEGLTCENKSLKLLMPGEDEKFRLYIRASSKVGWHTEKARICLYIVFLPEELVGQLASIHPYVPIFTTVFVMCLPFMLLYFLTGEGDRVVRLKPGRNKWCKKLERWLRGVTP